From a region of the Dictyostelium discoideum AX4 chromosome 2 chromosome, whole genome shotgun sequence genome:
- a CDS encoding cyclin-like F-box containing protein, which yields MGIINTKKRKQNRNNGSFNNIINTMETNISSYTSDDFLDFYEGSLNEMDFGDYSSTTSLNSGLVDFENINLNILFDDNSRKSIKTLYNNNNNNNNNNNNNFNNNSNNNNNINEWKCSSIFVTYNIRIKKYECTKSIVEEVKGRISCFKKSLSIEPLDISQFEFNMNQNDLFSNILSKEIQSLIVLNLSIYDLLSLFRVNKYWYEFGQNNSFWKSLTLRDCEKWNNKDLVKLKIKNGQPFFGDNNNKKENYNNSSWKDFYKQMTRLKMCKQCNIIFREYSNSNSACNYHSDIRDLIHSRGALPSGMYWSCCLSKPKNSIGCTTKCHEEE from the exons atgggaattataaatacaaaaaaaagaaaacaaaatagaaataatggtagttttaataatataataaatacaaTGGAAACAAATATATCAAGTTATACAAGTGATGATTTTTTAGATTTCTATGAAGGATCACTCAATGAAATGGATTTTGGAGATTATTCAAGTACTACAAGTTTAAATAGTGGTCTTGTTGactttgaaaatataaatttaaatattttatttgatgataatagtagaaaaagtattaaaactttatataataataataataataataataataataataataataattttaataataatagtaataataataataatataaatgaatGGAAGTGTTCATCCATATTTGTAACATATAATATACggattaaaaaatatgaatGTACAAAATCAATCGTTGAAGAAGTAAAGGGAAGAATAtcatgttttaaaaaatcattatcaattgaaccaTTAGATATATCACAATTTGAGTTCAATATGAATCAAAATGatcttttttcaaatattttatcaaaagaaattcaatcattaattgtattaaatttatcaatttatgATTTACTCTCATTATTCA gagtaaataaatattggTATGAATTTGGACAAAATAACAGTTTCTGGAAAAGTTTAACATTGAGAGATTGTGAGAAATGgaataataaagatttggttaaattaaagattaaaaatGGTCAACCATTctttggtgataataataataaaaaagagaattaTAACAATTCATCATGGAAAgatttttataaacaaatGACCAGATTAAAAATGTGTAAACAatgtaatataatttttagaGAATATAGTAATTCAAATAGCGCTTGTAATTATCATTCAGATATTAGAGATTTAATTCATTCTCGTGGTGCTCTACCTTCTGGAATGTATTGGAGTTGTTGTttatcaaaaccaaaaaatagTATTGGTTGTACAACAAAGTGTCATGAggaagaataa
- the pyk4 gene encoding CZAK family protein kinase: protein MNSHKKEEWEEISSIGSCNSKSRVLKCRKKNGLIENEKVDIVAVKIINKKFFKRNETDILEKIRLFNIPRYYSHAEDDNYIYIYMEYIEDKKQLRFKESEIISMIADLTETLSFLHKHQILHRDIKPSNIILDKNGVLKLIDFGSSIIDQQQDDGDNICKESSFAITGTHTYMAPEVKKLHRSTKKSDVWSLGCTVLEIVGGNPKKIFDGIPIIPNHVSEIMVDFIKRCLIIDPNKRSHMEELLTHRLISSMVGQNKNRENNIEPKFNNDYLSSKFPERFAPRFEKPKWEIEFNELKFNKDDTVGGDGFFSVVKKGYYNETEVAIKLIKKAHGENVTVCDTFYHEVLIISNLRHPNIVQFIAACIKFDNKEVNHCIVSEWMSGGNLSQFISNERKILEINPHLRVKILLDIAKGMLYSHRQGIIHRDLTSNNVLLNFRKKKLLNNNSSNNDEQFYDSDEIIAKVCDFGLSSNQSESKKLRGGSIHYMAPENLNGSPINEKSDIYSFGLLVWQMFSYASPNTIYSPKEMASMVSDEKLNYRPQIPFNVPLKFKELITQCWDRNPLNRPKDFSEIIDKLKDINQIYFQDNSNASTISSTAITTTISTISISNSGNSSYSTSDDSSTYGSGFYNSGFL, encoded by the exons atgaattctCACAAAAAAGAAGAATGGGAAGAAATTTCATCTATTGGATCTTGTAATTCAAAAAGTAGAGTACTTAAATGTAGAAAGAAGAATGGTTTgatagaaaatgaaaaagttgaTATTGTAGCtgttaaaataataaataaaaagtttttt aaaagaaatgaaaccgatattttagaaaaaattagattatttaatataccAAGATATTATTCACATGCAGAAGatgataattatatttatatttatatggaATATATTGAAG ataaaaaacaattaagaTTTAAAGAGTctgaaattatttcaatgaTTGCAGACCTAACTGAAACACTTTCATTCCTTCATAAACATCAAATTCTTCATAGAGATATTAAACCATCAAATATTATATTGGATAAGAATGgagtattaaaattaattgattttggttcatcaattattgaccaacaacaagatgatggtgataatatTTGTAAAGAGAGTTCATTTGCAATCACTGGTACTCATACTTATATGGCACCAGaagttaaaaaattacataGATCAACTAAAAAATCAGATGTTTGGAGTTTAGGATGTACAGTTCTTGAAATTGTTGGTGGTAATCCAAAGAAAATATTTGATGGTATTCCAATTATACCAAATCATGTTTCAGAGATTATggttgattttataaaacgTTGTCTAATAATTGATCCAAATAAAAGATCACATATGGAAGAATTATTAACTCATAGATTAATT tcatCAATGGTTggacaaaataaaaatagagaaaataatattgaaccaaaatttaataatgattatttatCTTCAAAATTTCCAGAAAGATTTGCACCAAGATTTGAAAAACCAAAATgggaaattgaatttaatgaattaaaatttaataaagatgatACAGTTGGTGGTGATGGATTTTTTAGTGTTGTAAAGAAAGGATATTATAATGAGACTGAAGttgcaattaaattaataaagaaagcTCATGGTGAAAATGTTACAGTTTGTGATACATTTTATCATGAAGTATTGATAATATCGAATTTAAGACATCCAAATATAGTTCAATTCATTGCTGCATGTATTAAATTTGACAATAAAGAAGTGAATCATTGTATAGTTTCAGAATGGATGTCTGGTGGTAACCTTTCACAATTCATTTCAAATGAACGTAAAATTCTAGAAATTAATCCACATTTACgtgttaaaattttattagatATTGCAAAAGGTATGCTTTATTCTCATAGACAAGGTATAATTCATCGTGATTTAACTTCAAataatgtattattaaattttagaaaaaagaaattattaaataataatagtagtaataatgatgaacAATTTTATGATTCTGATGAAATTATAGCAAAAGTTTGTGATTTTGGTTTATCATCAAATCAAAGTgaatcaaagaaattaagAGGTGGTTCAATACATTATATGGCACCAGAGAATTTAAATGGTTCtccaattaatgaaaaatctGATATCTATTCATTTGGTTTATTAGTTTGGCAAATGTTTTCATATGCCTCTCCAAATACAATTTATTCACCAAAAGAGATGGCATCAATGGTTTctgatgaaaaattaaattatcgtCCACAAATACCATTTAATgtacctttaaaatttaaagaattaataacaCAATGTTGGGATAGAAATCCATTAAATAGACCAAAAGATTTCTctgaaataattgataaattaaaagatataaatcaaatttatttccaAGATAATTCAAATGCATCAACAATTTCTTCAACAGCTATCACTACAACAATTTctacaatttcaatttccaACTCTGGTAATTCTAGTTATTCTACATCAGATGACTCATCAACCTATGGTAGTGGATTTTATAATTCAGgatttttgtaa